A single region of the Theileria annulata chromosome 4, complete sequence, *** SEQUENCING IN PROGRESS *** genome encodes:
- a CDS encoding uncharacterized protein (Tap349h10.p1c.C.cand.46 - score = 36.13;~SMART 5 ANK domains (SM00248) at aa 84-113, E()=3.65e-03; 118-148, E()=5.58e-+01; 153-189, E()=7.75e+02; 193-222, E()=9.13e-04; 226-256, E()=2.15e+00; ZnF_NFX (SM00438) at aa 505-524, E()=0.00e+00; 4 transmembrane domains at aa 305-327, 337-359, 545-564 and 579-601;~4 probable transmembrane helices predicted for TA08560 by TMHMM2.0 at aa 305-327, 337-359, 545-564 and 579-601) → MAESVVHRKTFPTETEVSGGKSMDLEHLETVSSLGAENNYKTMKKADYLTLVTGLMNSSNNRDFYTMNQMLDPLIDSRRVGFLDSVSALHWCCYAGHVDLVNRLLDVGCDPFLADPVNYETPVYYAIKSSNSYIISILLKRFGPLILCHENVKCKTPFLVAVSEFTCDNLVAVLHVLEFLYLSGVSVDEQDNNGTSALMYACKRGQLFVVQWLLRRGADISHRDHYGATVLHYAALSPNLDVLLFLAQNGLAPLTWIKSISNNDYNEVFDQTPMDLCWEKANHLRYMLLWLFWLQWKVFGKVFRFNMFYPILYWIMNLFNLALVIPMYRSLKDSTNFPNSVFYSCLAFFLATNALWIINKLSDPGVAPNNKNDRTRAFSPTNDDVGGFEGVLESLHRRQQMVNFEFYCVNRDLRRHFINSTAGNYSRRHKSGYVDEELCEPLNDEELGNPFVSRVTACNDEINNITTEMRSVYPQVADERCNKNSINYNKAVLNFDTTNKVCFTCGKTKAPREHHCSLCNTCLLRQDHHCGWIDNCVGAGNQREFFVFLTLLVFVFWHFYLILCKYLAHRFQGGFSLFDVFLFLYGFIANGLMSIFVLYLWTRIVRCMITDVTYYEFLKKPSHIRVRFKGNVHDRFWDFADLNFKNVLNNIVKFWTNNLV, encoded by the exons atgGCTGAGTCTGTCGTTCATCGCAAGACGTTCCCAACAGAAACAGAAGTTTCGGGTGGAAAATCAATGGATCTCGAACACCTAGAAACTGTTTCTTCATTAGGAGctgaaaataattataaaacaatGAAAAAGGCTGATTATCTCACTCTTGTG ACTGGACTTATGAACTCTTCAAATAACCGTGACTTTTACACAATGAATCAAATGTTGGACCCCCTAATTGATAGCCGTAGGGTTGGGTTTTTGGATTCAGTTTCAGCTTTGCATTGGTGTTGTTACGCAGGACACGTGGACCTGGTTAACAGACTTTTGGATGTAGGATGTGATCCTTTTCTGGCTGACCCAGTCAACTACGAAACACCAGTTTACTACGCAATTAAGTCCTCAAACTCCTATATAATCTCTATACTCCTTAAGCGTTTTGGACCCTTAATCCTCTGCCACGAAAACGTTAAGTGTAAAACTCCATTTCTAGTCGCAGTCTCAGAGTTCACCTGCGATAATCTCGTCGCAGTTCTACACGTTCTTGAGTTCCTTTATCTCTCTGGAGTCTCAGTAGACGAACAAGACAATAAT GGTACTAGTGCATTGATGTATGCATGTAAGAGGGGGCAATTGTTTGTGGTTCAATGGCTTTTGAGAAGAGGAGCTGACATATCGCATAGAGATCACTATGGAGCGACGGTGCTTCACTACGCAGCTTTGAGTCCAAACTTAGATGTCCTACTTTTCCTGGCACAAAACGGACTTGCACCCCTCACTTGGATTAAGTCAATTAGCAATAATGATTACAACGAAGTGTTTGATCAAACACCTATGGACCTATGCTGGGAAAAGGCGAACCACCTAAGGTACATGCTACTCTGGCTATTTTGGCTCCAATGGAAGGTCTTTGGGAAGGTTTTTAGGTTCAACATGTTTTATCCAATTCTGTATTggataatgaatttatttaatttggCCCTAGTTATCCCTATGTACCGCTCTCTCAAGGATTCAACCAATTTTCCCAACTCTGTTTTCTATTCTTGCCTTGCATTCTTTCTCGCCACTAACGCTCTCTGGATCATCA ACAAATTGAGTGATCCTGGAGTTGCACCTAATAACAAAAATGATCGCACAAGAGCTTTTTCACCAACCAA TGATGATGTGGGTGGATTTGAGGGGGTATTGGAATCACTTCACAGACGACAACAGATGGTAAATTTTGAGTTTTACTGCGTAAATCGGGACCTGAGGCGTCACTTCATAAACTCGACAGCAGGAAATTACAGTAGGAGGCACAAGTCAGGGTATGTCGATGAGGAACTTTGTGAGCCCCTAAACGATGAGGAGTTGGGGAACCCATTCGTATCCAGAGTCACGGCCTGTAACGACGAGATTAACAACATTACAACTGAGATGAGGTCTGTGTACCCACAGGTGGCAGATGAAAGGTGTAACAAGAACTCAATAAACTACAATAAGGCAGTTTTAAACTTTGACACAACAAACAAAGTGTGCTTTACTTGCGGGAAAACAAAGGCTCCTAGAGAACATCATTGCTCTTTATGCAATACTTGTCTATT GAGACAAGATCATCATTGCGGTTGGATAGACAACTGTGTTGGAGCTGGGAACCAGAGGgaattttttgtatttcTGACTCTTCTAGTCTTTGTTTTCTGGCACTTTTATTTAATCCTGTGTAAATATTTGGCCCATAGGTTCCAGGGAGGATTCAGCCTATTTGATGTGTTCTTATTCCTTTACGGATTCATTGCAAACGGACTAATGTCCATCTTCGTCCTCTACCTGTGGACTAGAATAGTGCGTTGTATGATAACTGATGTTACCTACTATGAATTCCTCAAAAAGCCAAGCCATATCAGAGTAAGGTTCAAGGGGAATGTGCATGATCGCTTCTGGGACTTTGCTGATCTCAATTTCAAAAACGTCCTTAATAACATTGTAAAATTCTGGACAAATAATttggtttaa
- a CDS encoding 2-oxoglutarate dehydrogenase complex subunit, putative (Tap349h10.p1c.cand.184 - score = 29.91;~SMART pfam:biotin_lipoyl (PF00364) at aa 42-115, E()=1.20e-22; pfam:2-oxoacid_dh (PF00198) at aa 168-420, E()=1.90e-65) encodes MMRLLNLYRLCSPCFSRPKTPCIINNFSSRFLHLSSKNLALTTFKLSDIGEGINEVQLVKWEKSVGDEVEEMESVCTVQSDKAAVEITSRYTGIVKKLYVNEGDTVKIGSPLMDIDTVDEVPDDTPNNNSSSNLNDPKRHYSTIPESKFFLNSLGTAKKSFSTSSTTQDDVEEVKVDFIGEAMVKSMVASLEVPHVTVGEECDVTSLIQLYKSYRNVPAEGSDQESQPKITITPFIIKSISLALEKVPIINSKFNTANAGKGPSSYFLYKNHNISVAINTKNGLMVPNIKNVNKLTIREIQRELSSLQQKANSKTLNFNDIKGGTCALSNLGSLGGTFVKARLFDGQAAIIAFGRSIQRVVPVPKTLKTVSTNLDDYTLECRSICNIGVTADHRHIDGAIITSFISHLKHFLENADSLRQYY; translated from the exons atgatGAGGCTTTTAAACCTCTATAGACTCTGCAGTCCCTGTTTTAGTAGGCCCAAAACGCCttgtattattaacaatttCAGTTCACGGTTCCTTCACCTTTCTTCTAAAAATTTAGCACTAACTACATTTAAGCTTTCAGATATCGGTgaag GAATAAATGAAGTCCAGTTGGTGAAATGGGAAAAGAGTGTAGGTGATGAAGTTGAGGAGATGGAATCAGTCTGTACTGTGCAAAGCGACAAAGCTGCCGTTGAAATAACCAGCAGATACACAGGAATAGTCAAGAAGCTGTACGTTAATGAGGGTGATACTGTTAAAATCGGCTCTCCACTCATGGATATTGATACCGTCGATGAGGTACCAGATGATACtcctaataataatagtagCAGTAATCTCAACGACCCAAAGAGACATTATTCAACAATTCCAGAATCTAAG tttttttTGAATTCACTTGGAACTGCAAAGAAATCATTTAGCACCAGTTCAACCACCCAAGATGAT GTTGAAGAGGTTAAGGTGGATTTTATTGGGGAAGCCATGGTGAAGTCAATGGTCGCATCACTCGAGGTACCTCACGTCACAGTGGGCGAGGAGTGTGACGTAACCTCCCTGATCCAATTGTACAAATCTTATCGTAATGTACCAGCAGAGGGCTCTGATCAAGAATCTCAGCCCAAAATTACAATCACTCCGTTCATTATCAAGTCAATTTCACTAGCTCTTGAGAAAGTGCCCATCATTAACTCGAAGTTTAACACTGCAAACGCGGGTAAAGGTCCAAGTTCATACTTCCTGTACAAGAACCACAACATCAGTGTCGCTATTAATACCAAAAACGGATTAATGGTTCCGAATATTAAAAACGTAAACAAGCTAACAATTCGAGAAATCCAGCGTGAGTTATCTTCTTTACAACAGAAGGCAAACAGTAAGACTCTTAATTTCAACGACATTAAGGGCGGCACTTGTGCTTTAAGTAACCTTGGTTCTTTGGGCGGTACTTTTGTAAAAGCAAGGCTTTTTGACGGCCAGGCCGCCATCATTGCTTTTGGCAGATCAATTCAAAGGGTTGTTCCTGTGCCTAAAACCTTAAAGACTGTCAGTACAAACTTGGACGACTACACTCTAGAGTGCAGGTCGATTTGTAACATTGGCGTAACTGCGGATCACAGACACATTGACGGAGCCATTATCACCAGTTTCATTTCTCACCTGAAACACTTTCTTGAAAACGCAGATTCACTTAGACAGTACTATTAA
- a CDS encoding spindle pole body/centrosome component, putative (Tap349h10.p1c.C.cand.47 - score = 39.91;~SMART pfam:Spc97_Spc98 (PF04120) at aa 42-589, E()=2.40e-87): MESECALILSSVQGSFEVSDDEYDRFTEDWHSLSIKQKESNLVLDLLNVFSGLGSSFFIWSKNSENSSFDIENNPLINGNTIYNLFIIYLIYVGNEMIEVCHEILRIHFDQLTLLEFVASSYTGVICESITAEFVEILEDLQECVTRFHDIHITSFLGLQKLLNYLRPSMQTLSTLASLVTEFDSKRLIDNNSNIGVLILDSLDFRCRSEVGSKKLLLQHILNSVLDSYSLLINHYINFFNFSQVDFTDFVTDFFIKTCENYEFSPSNERDDGTGWNLCSFCREVGWPRVWVDERYVPKFLKNVAVSVLEIGVLLKLLDNKVQHHFLLDTKASGISNSNDVNFRKYKFHSVDEFALLIQNVHKNVMDEVYFGLKRNSQLLTNLKLVFDYFLLQKSYIQDIVNNFNTGGLSDLNKRLQIHVDRDWDNSPGSFRPKLYLKCDDLYNFAGALEYYSHYGRDVGSMKVETLDGLETTGFEQDNSLGEWNNSLDFRGIVLCSDIELPMRLILTDKIMYRYKLMFKLLFQLKYAEYCLNQLTQYHVRAGQLAIEPELMPRFNLQLFTLNKMQFLIKNLLRFFLVDVVSEELASFHSTNHPDLLSLYNAHEKLVNKLTESMFLTNEQVLSSLLTLILIVVKFSSEVQTFNENPTFSFVTNSVYSDTDSPNCSSDLMKNISRFLTTIENNSLNLNTLLRNPGYENMVKIASSEFDKNLKLFKAHLSASNSPLNLLI, translated from the exons ATGGAATCGGAATGTGCTCTGATTTTGTCATCAGTTCAAGGCTCCTTTGAAGTTTCAGACGATGAGTATGATCGCTTTACAGAGGATTGGCACTCTTTGTCCATTAAACAGAAGGAATCCAATTTAGTTTTGGATTTACTCAATGTTTTTTCTGGTCTAGGCTCTTCATTCTTCATTTGGTCAAAAAACTCTGAAAACTCTTCATTtgatatagaaaataatcCACTAATTAATGGTAacacaatttataatttatttataatttatttaattt aTGTCGGAAATGAAATGATTGAAGTGTGTCATGAAATACTGAGAATACACTTTGACCAACTGACGTTGCTGGAATTTGTGGCCTCAAGTTACACTGGAGTGATATGCGAGAGCATAACAGCTGAGTTTGTTGAAATTCTGGAAGATTTGCAGGAATGTGTTACCAGGTTCCACGACATACACATTACGTCGTTTCTGGGATTGCAGAAGCTTTTGAATTACCTGAGACCATCAATGCAAACATTGTCAACACTAGCTAGTCTTGTTACCGAATTTGACTCCAAAAGGCTAATTGACAATAACTCTAACATTGGCGTGCTGATTCTTGACTCGTTGGATTTCCGCTGTAGGAGCGAAGTTGGTTCCAAAAAACTCCTGTTGcaacatattttaaactCAGTTCTCGATTCCTACTCCCTGCTAATCAACCATTACATTAACTTTTTTAACTTTTCGCAAGTGGATTTTACAGATTTCGTTACAGACTTTTTCATAAAAACATGTGAAAACTATGAATTCAGTCCTTCTAATGAACGCGATGATGGGACTGGATGGAATTTGTGTTCGTTTTGTAGAGAAGTTGGATGGCCAAGAGTGTGGGTAGATGAAAGATATGTACCAAAATTTCTTAAGAATGTCGCAGTTAGTGTTTTGGAAATAGGCGTTTtacttaaattattagataaCAAAGTTCAACACCACTTTTTACTGGATACAAAAGCTAGTGGCATCTCCAACTCAAATGATGTTAATTTCAGAAAGTACAAATTTCACAGTGTTGACGAGTTTGCTCTTTTGATACAAAATGTACATAAGAATGTGATGGATGAAGTTTATTTTGGTTTAAAAAGAAACTCTCAGCTTTTAACGAACTTAAAGCTTGTTTTCGATTATTTCTTACTCCAGAAATCTTATATTCAAGatattgttaataatttcaataccGGTGGGCTTtctgatttaaataaacgTTTACAAATTCATGTCGATAGAGATTGGGATAATTCACCTGGGAGTTTCAGACCTAAATTATACTTAAAATGTGATGATTTGTACAATTTTGCAGGTGCACTTGAATATTACTCACACTATGGCCGTGATGTAGGCAGTATGAAAGTAGAAACCTTGGATGGTTTAGAAACGACTGGATTTGAACAGGATAACTCACTTGGTGAGTGGAATAATAGTTTAGATTTCCGCGGAATTGTGCTATGTTCTGATATAGAGCTGCCAATGAGGCTGATATTGActgataaaataatgtatagATATAAGTTGatgtttaaattattgtttcAGCTAAAATATGCCGAGTACTGCCTGAACCAGCTTACACAATATCATGTTAGAGCTGGCCAGCTGGCAATAGAACCTGAATTAATGCCTCGATTCAACTTACAACTCTTTACTCTAAACAAAATgcaatttttaattaagAATTTGTTACGTTTTTTTCTGGTTGATGTTGTATCCGAGGAATTGGCTTCTTTTCATTCCACCAATCATCCTGACCTGCTTTCACTATATAATGCCCATGAAAAACTTGTTAATAAACTTACTGAATCGATGTTCCTAACAAACGAACAAGTCCTTTCATCGTTGTTGActctaatattaatagttGTTAAATTCTCATCTGAGGTCCAGACTTTTAACGAGAACCCAACCTTCAGTTTCGTGACCAACTCGGTTTATTCAGATACTGACAGTCCTAATTGTAGCTCTGACTTGATGAAGAATATTTCAAGGTTTCTGACGACGATCGAgaataatagtttaaaCTTGAACACTTTGTTGAGGAACCCCGGCTACGAGAACATGGTCAAAATCGCATCATCTGAATTTGACAAGAACTTAAAGTTATTTAAAGCCCACTTGTCAGCTTCTAACTCTCCCCTAAATCTTCTAATTTAG
- a CDS encoding Tpr-related protein family member, putative (Tap349h10.p1c.C.cand.48 - score = 64.87;~SMART 9 transmembrane domains at aa 253-275, 282-304, 309-331, 344-366, 399-421, 434-453, 473-495, 515-534, and 544-566;~9 probable transmembrane helices predicted for TA08535 by TMHMM2.0 at aa 253-275, 282-304, 309-331, 344-366, 399-421, 434-453, 473-495, 515-534 and 544-566) translates to MPRCPSCDKPGGDIDTCEILNAAYILAGLAMMLNIRLSYSSAPYALIRFRLPENLFSVFVRRMASALELWCLPSMLLGNIIDLAQKAVFDNNTPGYLKAEAGAGVNAANKLRGLADTLYNQANALQGAITGGSTPPGKAEALDLATEVGNADTAPSSAGKPTTLRQALNELGSDNGSDPTKLPGLAKNVKEKYGNTWSGVKSKFYAVKVQNDKGSYTGQQEQYTPVVTAWNAFDKLYHDTISTDKFNITVVPSIISQWLNFLTYVILLVVYVMGGDSGRLTIFYWVIAISGVVFGINMTLVYAVDWQYITVYIAGENCFPILTSFIHYITTLMFGNRRRWNSDFIVVCVDIVVAIIISFAAAVMWTLGYAVFREGPTSGTYSYGHIHAFGFTPGIEEHVVSPFLMIVVGMGLVYAIYPGIAPGMIVPFYLIDKIEMVLLVATIFPPMIVVILQKVAKSHSPKAYGGWKDNLQFWHIVDVLIVIKITLATIFIYSLHYKESSLSRSIINQPKMSTFLSITFYMCHEFLLAIGFAGQISNGAEYVLIPQYIGALFMIFLAFYSEGYIIEYKSHDPAHWPTTAMWYVFGVICRLSHRVVHFPLNGFYYNKA, encoded by the coding sequence ATGCCTAGGTGTCCTTCTTGTGATAAGCCGGGTGGTGACATTGATACTTGTGAAATACTGAACGCTGCATATATTCTTGCCGGTCTCGCTATGATGCTTAATATTAGGCTTTCATATAGTTCTGCTCCATATGCACTCATTCGATTTAGATTACCGGAGAATCTCTTTAGTGTATTTGTTAGAAGAATGGCAAGTGCTTTGGAACTCTGGTGCCTACCCAGCATGCTCCTGGGTAACATAATAGACCTAGCTCAGAAAGCTGTTTTCGATAATAATACTCCCGGTTACCTTAAAGCAGAAGCTGGTGCAGGAGTAAATGCTGCTAATAAACTTCGAGGCCTGGCAGATACACTATATAATCAAGCCAATGCACTACAAGGTGCAATAACTGGTGGTAGTACTCCTCCTGGTAAAGCGGAAGCTCTGGATCTTGCCACTGAGGTCGGTAATGCTGATACGGCTCCTAGTTCTGCTGGTAAACCTACTACTCTTCGGCAGGCTCTCAATGAACTCGGTAGTGATAATGGTAGTGATCCTACTAAACTACCTGGTCTCGCCAAGAATGTTAAAGAGAAATACGGAAATACCTGGAGTGGTGTAAAATCCAAGTTCTATGCAGTTAAGGTACAAAATGATAAAGGCTCATATACCGGTCAACAAGAACAATATACACCAGTTGTAACCGCATGGAATGCTTTTGATAAACTATACCATGATACGATATCTACTGACAAGTTCAACATCACTGTTGTTCCCTCAATTATCAGTCAGTGGTTAAATTTTCTCACctatgtaattttattggTTGTATATGTGATGGGTGGTGATTCTGGTCGTTTAACTATATTTTATTGGGTGATTGCAATTTCTGGAGTCGTGTTTGGTATCAACATGACTTTGGTGTATGCCGTAGATTGGCAATATATCACTGTCTATATTGCTGGTGAAAATTGTTTTCCTATCCTCACATCATTCATTCACTACATTACAACACTAATGTTTGGTAATCGAAGGAGGTGGAATTCCGACTTCATCGTAGTCTGTGTGGATATAGTGGTAGCAATCATAATCTCATTTGCAGCAGCTGTTATGTGGACACTAGGATATGCAGTATTTCGTGAAGGTCCTACTAGTGGAACTTATAGTTATGGACACATACATGCATTTGGATTCACTCCTGGAATTGAAGAGCATGTGGTATCACCATTCCTTATGATAGTTGTTGGTATGGGTCTTGTGTATGCTATATATCCTGGCATTGCTCCGGGCATGATTGTACCATTCTACCtcattgataaaattgaaatggTACTCCTGGTAGCTACCATATTTCCACCAATGATAGTGGTTATACTCCAAAAAGTAGCAAAATCGCATTCTCCCAAAGCTTATGGCGGTTGGAAAGACAATCTTCAATTCTGGCACATCGTTGATGTGTTGATCgttattaaaatcactCTAGCTACAATATTCATTTACTCACTTCATTATAAAGAATCTTCACTATCCCGTTCAATCATCAATCAACCCAAAATGTCAACTTTTCTATCAATTACATTCTATATGTGTCATGAATTCCTGTTAGCCATAGGATTCGCCGGCCAAATCAGTAATGGAGCAGAATATGTGTTGATACCACAATACATAGGAGCGTTATTTATGATATTTTTGGCCTTTTATTCTGAGGGATacattatagaatataaaagtcATGATCCTGCTCATTGGCCTACAACGGCAATGTGGTATGTGTTTGGTGTTATTTGTAGATTATCTCATCGGGTGGTTCATTTTCCCCTTAATggtttttattataataaagCTTAA
- a CDS encoding Tpr-related protein family member, putative (Tap349h10.p1c.C.cand.48 - score = 64.87;~SMART 11 transmembrane domains at aa 20-42, 498-520, 527-549, 564-581, 590-612, 632-654, 667-686, 713-735, 755-777, 787-806 and 826-843;~11 probable transmembrane helices predicted for TA08540 by TMHMM2.0 at aa 20-42, 498-520, 527-549, 564-581, 590-612, 632-654, 667-686, 713-735, 755-777, 787-806 and 826-843) has translation MGAPQEDNDVRQTLKIVTYIFAGLSMMLNIRLCYSAAPYALLRFKLPENLFSIFVRKMASALELWCLPSMFLGNFIDLLDKHADGGHTLRQYTDAPKYDVTGTSLGEGLRLKATELEIASKALQTACGTEGALSGLAGQAETLATEAGNLATGTNAKSDANTVIDNFKALEDAYDGLGTTNKENQDKVKSEFGTVKHIYSRMLNVNKVKLLKSQASSMLTDASTLHTHANLLEGAALGTSALDPEALKQKAGTNQTTPGTLRFLAKELYSAASQLATKVNTGNPGYNEALNLYSAVGIGEAGKPGPLRHALAQLAGTSAANPADLNAPAQAVTTAYDGGATSVKQRFAEVETKNKSNAYANHESKYQAVVKAWTAFNNVYSADLKQLATNLAKAVGADQNSGIRKALSDLNGAQESDPKNLITTAKEVIDKYNTVKDAYNKVKELGATYTNISETKSHYGQVESKFSELQTKFNQVKSVNSIKDITLIYDKPVIRWSSIFWNWCNFFTFVILFFVFITGGDQGHVTIFYWVIAASGFVFGIYMVFVYAMEWWFLNWYMVGENSFPVVTSFMHYVSILIFGNRRKWNTDYIAVIVDMVISMCIAFIAAVLWTYCYYEPPPFEYNAPSTIEPAIVSPVIMVLVGMGIVYAIYPAIAPGMIVPFYLIDKIEMVLLIMTCFPPVIVAIVCRQKYSYSPKAPWKNPSVFWDPNADNMFWHTFIFIPPLQICLTVVFLYSLHYRDSSIARSIINQPKMSTLLSILFYMCHEIQLALGFPGMVGNNGGDQVMLPVQYVGALLMVFLAFYSEGYITEYKRHDPSLWPTEGMTKWNVFCYWYYLVFLSLFLLL, from the coding sequence ATGGGTGCCCCTCAAGAAGACAATGACGTTCGTCAGACGTTGAAGATCGTGACATATATTTTTGCGGGTTTATCAATGATGCTTAACATTAGACTCTGTTATAGTGCGGCTCCGTATGCCTTGTTGAGATTTAAACTTCCTGAGAATTTGTTTAGTATATTCGTTAGAAAAATGGCTAGTGCATTGGAACTTTGGTGTCTACCAAGTATGTTTTTGGGTAATTTTATCGATCTTCTTGATAAACACGCTGATGGAGGACACACACTAAGACAATACACAGATGCTCCTAAGTATGATGTCACTGGCACTAGTCTTGGCGAAGGACTTAGACTTAAAGCAACAGAACTCGAAATTGCTTCCAAGGCACTTCAAACCGCTTGTGGAACTGAGGGTGCACTTAGTGGACTTGCTGGTCAAGCCGAAACTCTAGCCACCGAAGCTGGAAATCTAGCCACTGGTACTAATGCTAAGTCTGATGCCAACACTGTAATAGACAACTTCAAGGCATTGGAAGATGCATACGATGGACTAGGTACAACTAATAAGGAAAACCAGGATAAGGTAAAGTCTGAATTCGGAACTGTCAAACATATATACAGCCGAATGCTCAATGTCAACAAGGTCAAACTACTTAAATCTCAAGCTTCTAGTATGTTAACCGATGCCAGTACTCTACATACTCATGCCAACTTACTAGAAGGTGCTGCTCTGGGTACTAGTGCTCTAGATCCTGAGGCCCTTAAACAAAAAGCTGGTACAAATCAAACTACTCCTGGTACACTCAGATTCTTAGCCAAAGAACTATATTCTGCAGCCAGTCAACTAGCCACCAAAGTTAATACTGGTAATCCTGGTTATAACGAAGCCCTCAATCTTTACAGTGCTGTCGGCATTGGTGAAGCTGGTAAACCAGGTCCACTTCGACATGCACTCGCTCAACTTGCTGGTACTAGTGCTGCTAATCCTGCTGATCTAAATGCTCCGGCCCAAGCTGTTACAACTGCATACGACGGTGGCGCTACTAGTGTAAAACAGAGATTCGCTGAAGTTGAgactaaaaataaatcaaatgcATATGCCAATCATGAATCAAAGTATCAAGCAGTTGTAAAGGCATGGACTGCTTTCAATAATGTTTATAGTGCTGATCTCAAACAACTAGCCACAAATCTTGCTAAGGCTGTAGGAGCAGATCAAAACAGTGGTATCCGAAAGGCCCTCAGTGATCTCAATGGTGCTCAAGAAAGTGATCCCAAGAACTTAATTACCACAGCCAAAGAGGTCATAGATAAGTACAACACAGTCAAAGATGCCTATAATAAGGTCAAAGAACTTGGAGCTACATATACAAACATTAGTGAAACTAAATCTCATTATGGCCAAGTTGAATCTAAATTCAGTGAACTTCAAACCAAGTTCAACCAGGTCAAGAGtgttaatagtattaaggATATCACTCTTATTTATGACAAACCTGTGATTAGATGGTCTTCCATATTTTGGAATTGGTGCAACTTTTTTACATTTGTTATTctattttttgtatttattaCCGGTGGTGATCAGGGTCATGTTACTATTTTTTACTGGGTTATTGCAGCCTCCGGATTTGTGTTCGGTATTTACATGGTTTTTGTATATGCTATGGAGTGGTGGTTTCTAAATTGGTATATGGTTGGTGAGAACTCCTTTCCTGTGGTCACATCATTCATGCATTATGTATCCATTTTGATATTTGGTAATCGTAGGAAGTGGAATACTGACTATATAGCAGTAATTGTAGATATGGTTATTTCAATGTGCATAGCCTTTATAGCTGCAGTTCTGTGGACATATTGCTACTACGAGCCTCCTCCATTTGAATACAACGCACCCAGCACTATCGAACCCGCCATAGTTTCGCCGGTTATCATGGTCCTAGTTGGTATGGGTATTGTTTATGCCATTTATCCAGCCATTGCGCCTGGTATGATTGTACCATTCTATCTaattgataagattgaaATGGTACTTCTCATTATGACATGCTTTCCACCAGTCATTGTGGCAATTGTATGTAGGCAGAAATACTCATATTCTCCTAAAGCACCTTGGAAAAATCCTTCAGTATTTTGGGATCCAAATGCCGATAACATGTTTTGGCATACATTTATCTTTATTCCACCGCTTCAGATATGCCTAACTGTCGTATTCCTATATTCTCTCCACTATAGAGATTCTTCAATTGCTAGATCCATAATTAATCAACCCAAAATGTCTACATTACTTAGCatcttattttatatgtgtcaTGAAATCCAATTGGCCTTAGGGTTCCCAGGTATGGTTGGTAACAATGGGGGTGACCAAGTTATGCTTCCAGTCCAGTATGTTGGAGCGCTACTTATGGTCTTCTTAGCCTTCTACAGTGAAGGTTACATTACAGAGTACAAGCGTCACGACCCGTCTCTGTGGCCCACAGAAGGTATGACTAAATGGAACGTGTTCTGCTATTGGTATTATTTGGTTTTTCTCTCATTGTTTTTACTATTATAA